A genomic segment from Sulfuritalea hydrogenivorans sk43H encodes:
- a CDS encoding DUF4258 domain-containing protein: protein MSKWSKQQYQRFIRETAKDCARVVFTAHAEQRMRLRGISHAMALEVLRKGLLRRTPEPNMRHGTMECRMEYYVAGRNLGVVSAVVEADPDLVVITAMEID from the coding sequence ATGTCCAAATGGTCCAAGCAGCAGTACCAGCGGTTTATCCGCGAGACGGCCAAGGACTGTGCACGGGTGGTTTTCACGGCTCACGCCGAACAGCGGATGCGGCTACGGGGAATCTCCCACGCGATGGCGCTGGAAGTGTTGCGCAAAGGGCTGCTGCGAAGGACGCCCGAGCCGAACATGCGACATGGAACGATGGAATGCCGGATGGAGTATTACGTTGCCGGCAGAAATCTTGGGGTGGTTTCGGCGGTTGTGGAAGCCGATCCCGATTTGGTGGTCATCACAGCAATGGAAATCGACTGA
- a CDS encoding helix-turn-helix domain-containing protein: MLRYDDGGLRNVWLMNGYEIKETPYGKGTAYKDVEGLTRAICLALTKKHGKLTGVEFRYLRQSGLMMSQAALAKLMGVDVQSIARWEKTGQVPKYANKLVRVVYCAHAEGNLAIKRVVERINDVDRLLNQRIVLESSSAGWTPRIEDVEHA, from the coding sequence ATGCTGCGATATGACGATGGTGGTTTGAGGAACGTGTGGCTGATGAATGGCTACGAGATCAAGGAAACACCCTACGGCAAGGGCACGGCCTACAAGGACGTGGAGGGGCTGACGCGCGCGATCTGCCTGGCGCTGACGAAGAAGCACGGGAAGCTGACCGGGGTGGAGTTCCGCTATCTGCGCCAGTCGGGCCTGATGATGTCCCAGGCAGCCTTGGCGAAGCTGATGGGGGTGGATGTGCAGTCGATTGCCCGTTGGGAAAAAACCGGCCAGGTGCCGAAGTACGCGAACAAGCTGGTTCGCGTGGTGTATTGCGCCCATGCGGAGGGCAATCTGGCCATCAAGCGCGTGGTGGAACGGATCAACGATGTGGACCGACTGCTGAATCAAAGGATCGTGCTGGAGTCGTCATCGGCCGGCTGGACGCCTCGCATCGAGGACGTGGAGCACGCCTGA
- a CDS encoding YqjK family protein — protein sequence MNSATLELALKKQRLQIASAGLRDEFGRCAAGLAPVFSGADCVVEGARWARRNPQIVAAATVALIVARPKRAWRWARRAFFGWQAWHKLSDFLERRPAA from the coding sequence GTGAACTCCGCGACGCTGGAACTTGCGCTGAAGAAGCAGCGGCTGCAGATCGCCAGCGCAGGCCTGCGCGACGAATTTGGTCGCTGCGCGGCGGGGCTGGCTCCCGTCTTCAGCGGAGCGGACTGCGTCGTCGAGGGTGCCCGCTGGGCGCGCCGCAATCCACAAATTGTCGCCGCCGCCACGGTGGCGCTGATCGTCGCCCGGCCTAAACGCGCCTGGCGCTGGGCACGCCGTGCCTTTTTCGGTTGGCAGGCATGGCACAAGCTGAGCGATTTTCTGGAGCGCCGCCCGGCGGCCTGA
- a CDS encoding phage holin family protein codes for MGEGAGRVSNQQGLFASTKGLLGTGVTLIHNRLELLGVELAEERVRLVSLLAYGGAAFLCLSAGLVFLAIFLTVLLWDSNRLLALGVFSALFIGAGIASLMLAMSLARGGSKLFSASLAELRKDRDALASDPAARPQ; via the coding sequence ATGGGTGAAGGAGCGGGCAGGGTGTCGAACCAGCAGGGATTGTTCGCCTCGACCAAGGGCTTGCTCGGTACCGGCGTTACCCTGATCCACAACCGTCTCGAACTCCTCGGCGTCGAACTCGCCGAGGAGCGGGTGCGGCTGGTTTCGCTGCTGGCCTACGGCGGTGCGGCATTTCTTTGCCTTTCCGCCGGCTTGGTCTTCCTCGCCATCTTTCTCACCGTACTGCTCTGGGACAGCAACCGGCTGCTGGCCCTCGGCGTGTTTTCCGCGCTGTTCATCGGCGCCGGCATTGCCAGCCTCATGCTGGCAATGAGCTTGGCGCGCGGCGGCTCGAAGCTGTTTTCCGCCAGCCTGGCCGAGCTTCGCAAGGACCGCGACGCATTGGCATCAGATCCCGCCGCAAGACCGCAGTGA
- a CDS encoding DUF883 family protein: protein MNDMTDVTKDKLIADVKLVIADTEELLRATAGQAGDKIADIRARTQDRLSAAKIKLAEAEAAVVDKAKQVGRVADDYVHDNPWRSVGVAAGFGFIVGLLIGRR from the coding sequence ATGAACGATATGACCGATGTCACCAAGGACAAACTGATTGCCGACGTAAAACTGGTGATCGCCGACACCGAAGAACTGCTACGCGCCACGGCCGGACAGGCGGGCGACAAGATCGCCGATATCCGCGCCAGGACGCAGGATCGCCTTTCGGCCGCCAAGATCAAGCTGGCCGAAGCCGAGGCCGCCGTGGTGGATAAGGCCAAGCAGGTCGGCCGTGTCGCCGACGATTATGTGCATGACAATCCCTGGCGTTCGGTGGGCGTAGCGGCAGGATTCGGCTTCATCGTCGGCCTGCTGATCGGCCGTCGCTGA
- a CDS encoding exodeoxyribonuclease III, with protein MLRILSLNLNGIRSAANKGFFDWLATQQADIVCVQELKAQLTDLTPALRSPPGFTACFHAAEKKGYSGVGIYSRQAPDRIIEGFGNAEFDAEGRYLQADFGKLSVVSLYLPSGSSSDERQQAKFRFLDQFRPRLEQLAGDAKREGREILLCGDWNIAHQQIDLKNWKSNQKNSGFLPEERAWLSAVFADLGWVDVHRRLLPEATGEAYTWWSNRGQAWARNVGWRIDYQIATPGLAATARRVAVYKDQRFSDHAPLTVDYELAPA; from the coding sequence ATGCTCCGAATACTCAGTCTGAATCTGAATGGTATCCGTTCCGCCGCCAACAAGGGATTTTTCGACTGGCTGGCAACGCAACAGGCCGACATCGTCTGCGTCCAGGAACTCAAGGCCCAACTGACCGACCTGACGCCCGCATTGCGCTCCCCGCCCGGCTTCACGGCGTGCTTTCATGCCGCCGAGAAAAAGGGCTACAGCGGCGTCGGCATTTATTCCCGGCAAGCCCCCGACCGCATCATCGAGGGCTTCGGCAATGCCGAGTTCGATGCCGAAGGGCGCTACCTGCAGGCCGACTTCGGCAAGCTGTCGGTGGTCTCGCTGTATCTGCCATCGGGCTCCAGTTCGGACGAACGGCAGCAGGCCAAGTTTCGCTTTCTCGACCAGTTCCGGCCGCGACTGGAACAGCTGGCGGGCGATGCCAAACGCGAGGGCCGCGAAATCCTGCTGTGCGGCGACTGGAACATCGCGCACCAGCAAATCGACCTCAAGAACTGGAAATCCAACCAGAAGAACTCCGGCTTCCTGCCCGAAGAACGCGCCTGGCTTTCCGCCGTCTTCGCCGACCTGGGCTGGGTCGACGTGCACCGCCGGCTCCTGCCCGAGGCAACCGGCGAGGCCTACACCTGGTGGTCGAACCGGGGCCAGGCCTGGGCCAGGAACGTTGGCTGGCGCATCGACTACCAGATCGCCACGCCGGGCCTGGCGGCAACGGCGCGCCGCGTGGCCGTATACAAGGATCAGCGCTTTTCGGATCATGCGCCGCTGACCGTCGATTACGAATTGGCTCCCGCATGA
- the pyrE gene encoding orotate phosphoribosyltransferase codes for MNANVTLDAASATTGELSHEFIAFACELGVLRFGEFKTKAGRLSPYFFNAGLFNDGASLSRLSDFYARRILSAGIRFDVLFGPAYKGIPLAAGAAMALSGLGRNTPYAYNRKEAKDHGEGGTLVGAPLKGRVLIIDDVISAGTSVRESVDLIRAAGATPVAVVIALDRQERGQGDLSAVQEVEKDFGIPVISVAGLTDLIAYLSGHPELENKLAAVREYRVRYGVD; via the coding sequence ATGAATGCGAACGTCACCCTTGATGCCGCCAGCGCCACCACTGGCGAGTTGAGTCACGAGTTTATCGCCTTCGCCTGCGAACTGGGCGTGCTGCGCTTCGGTGAATTCAAGACCAAGGCCGGACGCCTGAGCCCTTATTTCTTCAATGCCGGCTTGTTCAACGATGGCGCCTCGCTGTCGCGCCTCAGTGATTTTTATGCGCGCCGCATTTTGAGTGCCGGGATCCGGTTTGATGTGCTGTTCGGGCCCGCCTACAAGGGCATCCCCTTGGCTGCCGGTGCGGCCATGGCGCTGTCCGGCCTCGGACGCAATACGCCCTATGCCTACAACCGCAAGGAAGCCAAGGATCACGGCGAGGGCGGCACCCTGGTCGGCGCGCCGCTCAAGGGCCGCGTGCTGATCATCGACGACGTGATTTCCGCAGGCACGTCGGTGCGCGAATCGGTCGACCTGATCCGTGCCGCCGGCGCAACCCCCGTGGCTGTGGTCATCGCGCTCGATCGGCAGGAACGCGGCCAGGGGGATTTGTCGGCAGTACAGGAGGTCGAAAAGGACTTTGGCATCCCGGTCATCAGCGTTGCCGGTTTGACCGATCTGATCGCTTATCTTTCCGGCCATCCGGAACTTGAAAACAAGCTTGCTGCCGTGCGCGAGTATCGCGTTCGTTACGGCGTCGACTGA
- a CDS encoding serine--tRNA ligase, giving the protein MRLISALLFASSTLLALDAAAQIRIYCCDDADGRKVCGDFLPPACQGRAYEERDNRGFVSKTVEAPLTEQQQARRDAEKAKKEAEKKAAAEERRRTLALLSTYSSPKDIDSARDRSLAEIEKNRKESEKRLEEANKKKKVLENDKEFYKGKPLPEQVKAQIRDNEKEIKAQQDAVDARTKEMEEVRLRFAEEKKRYLELTGKKSAEGAPAAAPAAAPAAAPAPTPAAVPAAAPAPAKPATEKK; this is encoded by the coding sequence ATGCGCCTGATTTCCGCCCTGCTGTTCGCTTCTTCGACCTTGCTGGCCCTGGACGCCGCTGCCCAGATTCGCATCTATTGCTGCGATGACGCTGATGGGCGCAAGGTCTGCGGCGATTTTCTGCCTCCGGCATGCCAGGGCAGGGCCTATGAAGAGCGCGACAATCGCGGTTTTGTCTCCAAGACTGTCGAAGCGCCATTGACCGAACAGCAGCAGGCGCGCCGCGATGCCGAAAAGGCGAAGAAGGAAGCGGAGAAGAAGGCGGCTGCCGAGGAGCGGCGCCGTACGCTGGCCTTGCTGTCGACCTATTCCAGTCCAAAGGACATCGATTCGGCGCGCGATCGTTCGTTGGCGGAAATCGAAAAGAACAGGAAGGAATCCGAGAAGCGGCTGGAGGAGGCCAACAAGAAGAAGAAGGTGCTCGAAAACGACAAGGAGTTCTACAAGGGCAAGCCGCTGCCCGAGCAGGTCAAGGCGCAGATTCGCGACAACGAAAAAGAGATCAAGGCGCAACAGGACGCGGTGGATGCGCGAACCAAGGAAATGGAGGAGGTTCGCCTTCGTTTCGCCGAGGAGAAGAAGCGCTATCTTGAGCTGACGGGCAAGAAGTCGGCAGAAGGCGCGCCCGCCGCCGCCCCTGCGGCAGCACCGGCAGCAGCACCGGCACCGACCCCTGCGGCAGTGCCGGCAGCGGCTCCCGCCCCGGCCAAACCCGCCACCGAGAAGAAGTAG
- the gatB gene encoding Asp-tRNA(Asn)/Glu-tRNA(Gln) amidotransferase subunit GatB — MTRTTQWEVVIGLETHVQLQTKSKIFSGSSIAFGAAPNVQASAVDIALPGVLPVLNREAVVCAIKFGLAVGAQIAPRSIFARKNYFYPDLPKGYQISQFEIPVVLGGGLAITVGAGDEPKGVQSKATEKFVHLTRAHLEEDAGKSLHEDFHGRTGIDLNRAGTPLLEIVTEPEMRSSAEAVAYAKALHALVQWIGICDGNMQEGSFRCDANVSVRPMGQKEFGTRREIKNLNSFRFMQQAIDFEVQWQINEIEEGRAIQQATVLFDPDTGETRSMRSKEDAHDYRYFPDPDLLPLEIRPEWIAEVKSGMPELPQAMQQRFQAEYGLSAYDAAILTASRAMADYYVAAVADAGPANGKAVANWIMGELSARLNKNDMAVEASPISAAQIAGLVLRIADNTISNNIAKKVFEALWNGEGNSADEIIEKQGLKQITDTGAIEALVDEVLAANQKSVEEFRAGKEKAFNALVGQAMKATKGKANPQQVTDLLKKKLG, encoded by the coding sequence ATGACGCGCACAACCCAGTGGGAAGTGGTGATCGGGCTGGAAACCCATGTCCAGCTGCAAACGAAATCCAAGATATTCTCCGGCAGCAGCATCGCCTTCGGCGCCGCGCCCAACGTGCAGGCCAGCGCGGTGGACATCGCGCTGCCCGGCGTGCTGCCGGTACTCAACCGCGAAGCCGTGGTCTGTGCCATCAAGTTCGGCCTGGCCGTCGGCGCACAGATTGCTCCGCGCTCGATCTTCGCCCGCAAGAATTATTTCTACCCCGACCTGCCGAAGGGCTATCAGATCAGTCAGTTCGAAATCCCCGTTGTCCTGGGTGGCGGCCTTGCCATAACAGTCGGCGCTGGGGACGAACCGAAGGGAGTGCAGAGCAAGGCGACCGAGAAGTTCGTGCATTTGACGCGCGCCCATCTCGAAGAGGATGCCGGCAAATCGCTGCACGAGGATTTCCATGGCCGCACCGGCATCGACCTGAATCGCGCCGGCACGCCGCTCCTGGAAATCGTCACCGAACCGGAGATGCGCTCGTCGGCCGAGGCGGTCGCCTATGCCAAGGCGCTGCATGCGCTGGTGCAGTGGATCGGCATTTGCGACGGCAACATGCAGGAAGGCTCCTTCCGCTGCGACGCCAATGTCTCGGTGCGACCCATGGGGCAGAAGGAATTCGGCACGCGGCGCGAGATCAAAAACCTCAACTCCTTCCGCTTCATGCAGCAGGCGATCGACTTCGAGGTGCAGTGGCAGATCAACGAGATCGAGGAAGGCCGCGCCATCCAGCAGGCCACCGTGCTGTTCGATCCCGACACGGGCGAAACGCGCTCGATGCGCAGCAAGGAAGACGCCCACGATTACCGCTACTTCCCCGATCCCGACCTGCTGCCGCTGGAAATACGGCCGGAGTGGATTGCCGAGGTGAAGTCCGGGATGCCGGAACTGCCGCAGGCGATGCAGCAGCGCTTCCAGGCCGAGTACGGCTTGTCGGCCTACGATGCCGCGATACTCACCGCCTCGCGCGCCATGGCCGACTACTACGTTGCCGCGGTGGCTGACGCGGGACCGGCGAACGGCAAGGCGGTCGCCAACTGGATCATGGGCGAGCTGTCGGCGCGACTCAACAAGAATGACATGGCCGTCGAGGCCTCGCCTATCTCCGCCGCCCAGATTGCCGGCCTGGTCCTTCGCATCGCCGACAATACGATTTCGAACAACATCGCGAAGAAGGTGTTCGAAGCGCTGTGGAACGGTGAAGGCAATTCTGCCGACGAGATCATCGAAAAGCAGGGCCTGAAGCAGATCACGGATACCGGCGCGATCGAAGCGCTGGTCGATGAAGTTCTCGCCGCGAACCAGAAATCGGTCGAGGAATTCCGCGCAGGCAAGGAAAAGGCCTTCAACGCCCTGGTCGGCCAAGCCATGAAAGCCACCAAAGGCAAGGCCAATCCGCAGCAGGTCACCGACCTGCTGAAGAAGAAACTCGGCTGA
- the gatA gene encoding Asp-tRNA(Asn)/Glu-tRNA(Gln) amidotransferase subunit GatA, whose translation MINSSLRELSAALAAKKVSAVELASLFLDRIETFNPALNAFITLDRDKTLAQARAADAKVGAGGTANSPLCGIPLAHKDIFCTQGWRTSCGSQMLANFVSPYDANVVEKLAAAGMVTLGKLNMDEFAMGSSNETSYFGPVKNPWDVSRVPGGSSGGSAAAIAARLTPAATGTDTGGSIRQPAALCGLTGLKPTYGVVSRYGMIAFASSLDQGGPMAKSADDCALLLNAMAGFDPRDSTSLERPAEDYGRDLEKPLAGLRIGLPREFFGDGMDADVRAAVEAALAEYRKLGATTVEVQLPNSGLSVPAYYVIAPAEASSNLSRFDGVRYGYRAPEYDDLTEMYSRSRAQGFGAEVKRRILIGTYVLSHGYYDAYYLKAQKIRRLIAADFVEAFKACDVIMGPTSPSVAFAFGAKSADPVQMYLSDIYTISTNLAGLPGMSLPCGFGANNMPVGLQIIGNWLGEAKMLNVAHQYQKATDWHTRMPEGML comes from the coding sequence CTGATCAATTCATCGCTGCGCGAACTCTCCGCTGCGCTGGCGGCGAAGAAGGTCTCCGCGGTCGAACTGGCCTCGCTGTTCCTCGACCGCATCGAAACGTTCAATCCCGCGCTGAATGCCTTCATCACGCTCGATCGCGACAAGACGCTGGCGCAGGCCCGGGCCGCAGACGCAAAAGTCGGCGCTGGCGGTACGGCGAATTCCCCCCTCTGCGGCATCCCCCTGGCGCACAAGGACATCTTCTGCACCCAGGGCTGGCGCACCAGCTGCGGCTCGCAGATGCTGGCGAATTTCGTTTCACCCTACGATGCCAACGTGGTCGAAAAGCTTGCCGCCGCCGGCATGGTGACGCTGGGCAAGCTCAACATGGACGAATTCGCCATGGGCTCGTCGAACGAAACCTCGTACTTCGGTCCGGTAAAGAATCCCTGGGATGTGTCCCGCGTGCCCGGCGGTTCCTCGGGCGGTTCGGCGGCGGCCATCGCGGCGCGCCTGACTCCGGCGGCCACCGGCACTGACACCGGCGGCTCGATCCGCCAGCCGGCAGCCCTGTGCGGACTCACCGGCCTCAAGCCGACCTACGGCGTGGTCTCGCGCTACGGCATGATCGCCTTCGCCTCCAGCCTCGACCAGGGCGGGCCGATGGCGAAAAGCGCCGACGACTGCGCGCTGTTGCTGAATGCCATGGCCGGCTTCGACCCCCGCGACTCGACTTCGCTGGAGCGACCCGCCGAGGATTACGGCCGCGACCTGGAAAAGCCGCTGGCCGGACTCAGGATCGGCCTGCCGAGGGAATTTTTCGGCGATGGCATGGATGCCGACGTGCGTGCCGCGGTCGAGGCCGCACTGGCCGAGTACCGCAAGCTGGGCGCCACCACGGTGGAGGTCCAGTTGCCCAACTCCGGCCTGTCGGTGCCGGCCTATTACGTGATCGCGCCGGCCGAGGCCAGTTCCAACCTGTCGCGCTTCGACGGCGTGCGCTACGGCTACCGCGCACCGGAATACGACGATCTGACCGAGATGTACTCGCGCAGCCGGGCGCAGGGCTTCGGCGCCGAAGTGAAGCGGCGCATCCTGATCGGTACCTATGTGCTTTCGCACGGCTACTACGATGCCTACTACCTCAAGGCGCAGAAGATTCGCCGTCTCATCGCTGCCGACTTCGTCGAGGCCTTCAAAGCGTGCGACGTGATCATGGGCCCGACTTCGCCCTCGGTCGCCTTCGCCTTCGGCGCCAAGAGCGCCGACCCGGTGCAAATGTACCTGTCGGACATCTACACCATTTCCACCAACCTCGCCGGCCTGCCGGGCATGTCGCTGCCCTGCGGCTTCGGCGCGAACAACATGCCGGTGGGCCTGCAGATCATCGGCAACTGGCTCGGCGAGGCGAAGATGCTCAACGTCGCGCACCAGTACCAGAAAGCCACCGACTGGCACACGCGGATGCCGGAGGGAATGTTGTGA
- the gatC gene encoding Asp-tRNA(Asn)/Glu-tRNA(Gln) amidotransferase subunit GatC, with translation MSLNLEDVARIALLSRIELSVAEREATRDQLNGILGFIEQLQAVDTTDIEPMAHAVDVVQRLRPDAVTETDRRADFQAVAPETEAGLYLVPRVVE, from the coding sequence ATGTCCCTGAACCTGGAAGACGTCGCCCGCATTGCCCTTTTGTCCCGCATCGAACTTTCCGTCGCCGAGCGCGAAGCCACGCGCGACCAGTTGAACGGCATCCTGGGCTTCATCGAACAATTGCAGGCGGTCGATACCACGGACATCGAGCCGATGGCCCATGCCGTCGATGTGGTGCAGCGCCTGCGCCCGGACGCGGTCACCGAAACCGACCGCCGCGCCGACTTTCAAGCCGTGGCGCCGGAAACCGAGGCCGGGCTGTACCTGGTCCCAAGGGTAGTGGAATGA
- a CDS encoding rod shape-determining protein: MFGFLRSYFSNDLAIDLGTANTLIYVRGKGVVLDEPSVVAIRIEGGPNAKKTIQAVGREAKTMIGRNPKEISVIRPLKDGVIADFTVTEQMLKQFIKRVHESRLFSPSPRIIICVPSGSTQVERRAIRESALGAGASQVYLIEEPMAAAIGAGLPVSDATGSMVVDIGGGTTEVGVISLGGMVYANSVRVGGDKFDEAIISYISRNYGMQIGDNSAENIKKQIGSAFPGAEVREMEVSGINRAEGIPRKFTISSNEVLEALSEPLNQVVKAVKDALEKTPPELGADIAERGLVLTGGGALLHDLDRLLTEETGLPVIVADDPLTCVARGSGLALEKMDKLGSIFANE, from the coding sequence ATGTTCGGCTTTCTCCGCTCCTATTTTTCAAACGATCTCGCAATTGACCTCGGTACCGCCAATACGCTGATTTACGTGCGTGGCAAGGGCGTGGTCCTCGACGAACCTTCGGTCGTCGCCATTCGCATCGAAGGCGGCCCCAACGCCAAGAAAACCATCCAGGCGGTCGGCCGCGAGGCCAAGACCATGATCGGCCGCAATCCGAAGGAAATCTCGGTGATCCGGCCGCTGAAGGACGGCGTGATCGCCGACTTCACCGTCACCGAACAGATGCTCAAGCAGTTCATCAAGCGCGTGCATGAGTCGCGCCTGTTCTCGCCGTCTCCGCGCATCATCATCTGCGTGCCCTCGGGCTCGACCCAGGTCGAGCGCCGTGCCATCCGCGAATCGGCATTGGGCGCCGGCGCCTCGCAGGTATATCTGATCGAGGAGCCGATGGCCGCCGCGATCGGCGCCGGCCTGCCGGTGTCGGATGCCACGGGTTCGATGGTGGTGGACATTGGCGGCGGCACCACCGAAGTCGGCGTGATCTCGCTGGGCGGCATGGTCTATGCCAATTCGGTGCGCGTCGGCGGCGACAAGTTCGACGAGGCGATCATCTCCTACATCAGCCGCAACTACGGCATGCAGATCGGCGACAACAGCGCCGAGAACATCAAGAAGCAGATCGGCTCGGCCTTCCCCGGCGCCGAAGTGCGCGAGATGGAAGTCTCCGGCATCAACCGCGCCGAGGGCATTCCGCGCAAGTTCACGATTTCTTCCAACGAAGTGCTGGAAGCGCTTTCCGAACCGCTCAACCAGGTGGTCAAGGCGGTCAAGGACGCGCTGGAAAAAACGCCGCCCGAGTTGGGCGCCGACATTGCCGAACGGGGTCTGGTGCTGACCGGCGGCGGCGCATTGCTGCACGATCTGGATCGCCTGCTGACCGAGGAAACCGGCCTGCCGGTGATCGTCGCCGACGATCCGCTGACCTGCGTCGCCCGCGGCTCGGGTCTGGCGCTTGAAAAGATGGACAAACTCGGCAGTATTTTCGCCAACGAGTAG